The Shewanella pealeana ATCC 700345 genome contains the following window.
TCGCCGCTTCTGATCCCGAGCAATAACCCCGAGCAATGTTACTCGCGCTCTAATTAGAGCGCTGCAGGCTCAAAGTGCTCGCTTAAGCAGGCATTTTGAGTCTCTTCATTCACAGTCTTCTCGATAACCAATATTTTTGCTTCCAGTAGCTATTATTCAGGCTAGAGATCATTACGCCTTGGCTGGTTGAAGCATGTAAGAATTGCGAGTCTCCGATATAAATCCCCACATGACGAGTACTCCAGCCTGTCTTGAAAAAGACCAGATCACCGGCGCGTAGCTGACTCTTGCTGACACTGTTACCCATCTCTTTTTGCTGCGCAGTGGTTCTTGGTAGCTGCACGCCAAAGCGACTTTGAAAGGTCATCAATACAAACCCTGAGCAGTCGATACCGCCTTTACTCATGCCACCTAAACGATAAGGTACGCCCTTCCACTCTCGATGCACTTGTATTAATTGGCTTTTTGTCTCGGCAGCATTCGACAGAGAAGAAGGCTTACCCGAAGAGACTGACTCAGATGGCGCACTGGAACAGGCGCTAAGTAGTACCGCAAACAATAAAGCCGCTAGAAGTCTCATTCTTATCCCAATATTAAAACGGTCATTTAAATTTTAACCCACAGTTCTAAAAATAATATTAATCGTAAATAAATTTTCTTATTAGGCGATCAAAGTTGTTTTTTAAACTATACATAATTAAACAGGCTAGCTAATTAATGGAATGCTTATATGGAAAACTACTTTTTTAACACCTATAACCAAAGCAATCTTAACCTCAGTGACTTAGCTCTATGTAAAGTGACCGGTGACGAATCCGATATCAAGGATGAGCATGCTCAGGAGGAGCGTGAGGAGGAAACTCCCAGTTACATTCTGGGCTACAACTAGATGCCTTACTATATCAACATTCGGCCGCGACTCATTAATACAACAGCTTCACTATCAATGACGCGGCTTATTTTTTATTAGTTTGATAGCCTCATTATTCATTTTTTAACGTAAATTAATGCCTTGAAAATACGATACAGGATACGGTTAAAGCTATATAAAATTGGTTTTCAATTAATATCAAACAAAGCCGAGTGCAATTATTTATTCAAAAATAAGTCAACCACCCAACTTATTAAGCATAAAAACAAAATATTAAGTCAATCACTATTAACTAAGGCTACTGAAGCTAGGTTAAATTAACCGAGATTCTTTTTAAAGCGCATCGACGCCACAATTAAGCCAATGACAGTAAATATCGCCAACCAAGTCACATCGTAAGTCATATCGATAATTTCAACATCACGCAGCACTACGCCACGGATCAAGCGCATAAAGTGAGTCGCGGGTAACGCCTCAGCAATATACTGCGCCTCTATCGGCATGCCCTCGTAGGGGAACATAAAGCCCGATAGCAAAATCGACGGTAGCAGCACAAAAATGGTCATCTGCATCGATTGCAGCTGGCTTTTGGCTATGGTCGAGATAACTAAACCTAAGGTTAAACTCGCCATAATAAACAGTAGAGTCGCCCCAGCTAACTGCAATAGGCTACCGTTTATCGGCACATTGAAAACGCTATATCCCAAGCCAAGAATGATGATTACCTGTAGGATCCCGATAAACATATAGGGGATGATTTTGCCCAGCATCAGCTCTATGGAACGGATTGGGGTGGTGATCAGCATCTCTAAGTTGCCACGTTCTCGCTCGCGCACTATGGCTGCCGAGGTAAACATGATCATGGTCATAGTGAGGATCACGCCCACCAGCCCAGGTACAATATTTACCGCAGTGCGCTGCTCTGGGTTATAAAATAGCGCCACCTCAAAGGTCGGTGTCATGCGGTTTGCTGGCATGCCAAGTAACTCTGTTAGCGGCATGGCGCGCAAGCCTTTGATTGCCGCAGCCACCATGGTATCTGAGCCATCCACAATCCACTGCGCTACTGGGCGGCTGGTTTCTTCATCGCTAGACGGTGGCGTACCTAACCCCACGGTTTTATGACGCACTAGACGCTGGCTAACATCTTGTGGGATCACTAATACCGCTCGCACTTCACCACGGGCGATGGCGGCATGAGCCGCCTCGATGTCATAGAAATGCTCGGTAAACTCCACTACTTGGGTCGCTGTTATGGTCTGAACTAACACCCGACTCAAGGCGGTCTGGCTCTGATCCACCACGCCAACGGGGATATCGCGAATATTGGTATTAATGGCAAAGCCAAATAGCATCAGCTGAATAAGCGGGATCATAATCACCATGCCAAAGGTCATTCTGTCACGCTTAAGCTGAGTCAGCTCCTTGACGACTATCGCCTGTAATCGATAAAGGGATTTCATTGGCGCCCCTTCCCCGTACAAGTGACGAATACATCTTCTAGGCTAGGTCGCACCAGTGTTAGCGTATCCAAGCCCAAGGATTGTTTTTCACTTAAAAAACGCACCGGATCACTACAACTGGTTTTGACCAAGACTCTCAGTCTGGAGCCAAGTTGAGCGGCACTGATGACTTCGGGAAGAGCCAATAACTCTTGCTTTAGTCGTCTTAAGTTTGTCGATTCGACTTCTACTACTTGCGCGCCCATATTCTGCATCAGCTGCTCCGGTGAGCCATCGGCGCGCTTTACCCCCGCCTCCAGTATGGCAAGTTTATGGCAACGCTCGGCTTCATCCATATAGTGGGTCGAAACTAAAATCGTGGTGCCTTGTTCACACAAGTCGAATAGCTTCTCCCAAAAGTCACGACGATTCTCTGGATCCACAGCCGAAGTTGGCTCATCAAGGAACAGTAGCTCAGGTTTATGCATGGTGGCCGCCGCTAACCCTAGGCGCTGTTTCTGGCCACCACTCATGCTACCGGCAAGCTGATCGGCCTTTTGGTCTAAACCGTAGGTATCTAATAACTCTTTGATCCGCGCAGCTTGCTCTGCTCGAGATAAGCCGTAAATTTTGGCAATAAACTTAAGGTTCTCTTTCACGGTTAAGTCATCATACAAAGAGAATTTTTGCGTCATATAGCCAATTTTAAGGCGTAGCTTTTCGGCATCTCGTGGCAATTTAAGCCCTAAAATCTCAATCTCACCAGAGGTTGGCAACAGTAGACCGGTGAGCATACGAATAGCCGTGGTCTTGCCGCAGCCATTAGGGCCGAGAAAACCATAGATTTGGCCTTTTTCGACCTCAAAATCGAGGTCATCGATTGCCTTTAAGCTACCAAAATGACGACATAGACCTTTGGTTTTGATGACCGGATTATTACTCTTGCTTGCTGACTGACCGCTTTTGATGACCGGACGATCATTCAGGCTGGCCGACTGGCTACTTTTGATGACCGACTGGCTCATGGCATCTCAACCTGAGCAGGTACACCGCTGGGCAGCGAAGCTGAGCTGTCGGGCAGTTGCACCTCGGCTAAATACATCAGACGTGAGCGCTCTTCTTGGTTAAGCGCATAGTAAGGCGTAAAGGCGGGTTCATTAGAAATCCAACGTACCTTGCCCTCTATGGGATTGTCGATGCCATCGACATGAACCAGCAGCACATCGCCAATACTAATCTTCACTCGATATGGCTCTGGCACATAAACACGCGCAAAAGGCGCTTTACCCGCTAACACCACGGCTAATGGGCTACCTTGAGTGACACGCTCACCTAAGTTCCAAGGCAGATTATCGAGAATGCCATCGCGGGTGGCTCGAATGGTTAGGTCATCGAGTCGCTTCTGCTCACCCAATAATACCGCCTCGCTGGCCTGTAGGTTTGCCAAGGCGAAGCGAATGTCTTCTTCCCGTGAGCCACTAACAAGCTCCCTTAGGTTTTCCCGTGCGCTCTCAAGGCTGGCGGTATCGGCATCACGGCTAGCTAAGGCTCGATCGAGATCTGCCTTACTGGCGAGATTATCTTTGGCCATGCTAGCAATCCGACGGTAATTGGCTTCACTTTCTTGCACAGTGGCTTTAGCGCCTGAGACTTTAGCCCTAGCCGCCGCGATCTCTTCTTCACGGGCGCCTTTTAGTAACTTCTCATAATTAGCCGTCGACTGGGCGACATCGGCCAAGGCCTTAGCCACCTGTGCTCTTTGCTGCGTATCATCGAGCTGTACCAGCACTGTACCTTTGGTCACCATACTCCCTTGCGCCACAGGCAAGGCAACCACGACTTCGTTGCTGGTTGCCGTCAATGCTATACGTTGTCGCTCAAGGCTGCCTAACGCCATAGATTTTGAGCCGCTATCGCATGCCGTTAAAGTAAGAAAGCAAAATATCAGTATCAGTATGCGCACAGTTACCATCCTTAAAAACTTGTTGCAGACTCGCCGTTTATTTAATCACAATACGCCTAATCTTTGACTAATCAAGCCTATGAGTTGCTAAAACTAAGCCATTTTCATCGGGTTGCAGCTAAGTAAAGAATCCACCTTCTGAAGAAGTTAGCTTTGCCATCTGTTGCAAATAAGACTCCCTAAAAGGAAGCTTTCCAATCGTGCTTTAGCAAGACGCCGTAAATATATCCCTATAGGCTCTGCTAAATCATCCCTGATTTAGAAGCTTGTAATGCACTTCTAGCAAAGCTTAACTTTATCACTGAGCCTAACGTGGATATGTTTAAATGAGCTTATAAGCCGTGTATCGCAGGGATGCGATAAGCGAGCCTCCATGGAACCTTTCTTTTCAAGCAAAAGTCGGCGTGCTTATAAGTCGTTAAACATTGCCTTACTCCGCAATACCATTGAACGTACTTCAGGCAATGCCTAATTGATAATAACCACCTACTGAAGTAGGTGGTTTAGGGCTGAAAACAAAAAGAGCACCTAAGTGCTCTTTTCTCAATACGACGGCCTATGCTTGCGCTAATTCCGTTTAGCTCGCTCAGAAGTATAGATATTCCACATCATCTCAGTTCCCGACTCCTCCCAAGTTGCGACGGCAACGAGGCGATATTCGCGGCCCGATACCGATTGAGGAATATGGTTTTGCTTAAAGTAAACTTCCTCTTTAATCCCACTGGCGGGAAAGCCCTGATCTACTGCAAGTTGAGTGATGTAGTCCACGCGTCGCTTGGCTAAGGCGTGGTTGTAATCTTCACTACCTTCGACGCTGGTATCACCAACCAGATAGAGTGACGGTGACTGCTTCTGCACTAACCCCGCAATAATGCCTCGCCATTTATCAGCCTGCTCGGGTGCTAAAGTATCTTTATCGAAGCCAAACATAATCACTCTAAAGTCTTCCTTCACGCTTACAGTGCTAGTTGGACAGCCATCATTATTGATGACCGACCCTTTAGCTGTGCCTGCACATTTATCACGAGCATTAATCACACCATCGATATCGGTGTCGAGTAAGTCTCGTGTTTGTGGTTCCACAGCAAATGGCTCGGCGGTTTCGGCGCAGCCCTGTAGTAACACTAGGCTAGCGAAAATTAATTGAGTCAGTAAGATGCGCATATTACTTCTCCTCCGTCCAAGCTTCTGGGGTATCGACACGGAATGACTCCATTAAATAGCCGGTTGCGTTAATAAGACGATAAGCAGCAATATTGTAGTTATAGTGCGCTGTGATGTAGTGCTTGCGCGCTAAGAACACCTCGACCTTGGCATCGAGTACATCGAGCAGTGAGCGGCGACCCAACTCAAACTGTTTAGCATAACCTTGCTCAGCTTTAACCGCTTGATCGACATTCTCGCGATAGAACCCTCGCTGCTGACCAATAAATTCATAGGCATTCCACGCGAGGCGCGTGCCCTCTTCAACCTGCTTCTGGGTATTCTTACTAATCGCGAGTGATTGCTGATAACGCCAAGAGGCGGCTTCAGTGCGGTCAGTCGTCGAGCCACCACTGAATAGATCATAGCTGAGCATCAACATAGCTCTGGCATCTTCATCTGGGCCTTCGATGCCGCCAATGTTGTCGTTTTTATTTGCTTGTAGCTCTAAAGATAAAGTCGGCCAAAAGTCACTTTTCTCGCGTTCATATTGGGCGTTAGCCGCCTGAGTATCGAGAATTGCAGCGTCGATCTCTGGGTGGTTTTCCAACGCGAGGCGAATAGCATCGGGCAAGTTAGTCGGCACAAACTCAAAATCTGGCTGCGGATCATGGAGGTCTTTCGGAAGTTGCCCCACAAGGTCATAGTAACGCGCCTGTTTATCCATCTGGTTATTACGCGCAGAAAGATAACCCGACTGACTGGTTGCCAAACGCGCCCGCACCTGCGCAACATCGGAGTCGCTACTCAGGCCTTTATCTCTACGTGACTCAATATTTTTAAGCACCTCTTGGTGCTCTTTTATATTACGCTCAGACAGCTCGACGATTTTATTGGCCATCGACAATTCAAGGTAGACTCGGCTGACTTCTAAACTCAAGTTCTCTGCATCGGAAAGTAGACCTAAACGCTCGGCCTCTTTCTCAAAATCTAGCCTATCAATCTCAGAGGTCGTGCGGAAACCATCGAAGAGTAGCTGTGATACACGTACACCTATTTCGGTACGGTCCAGCTCGGTATCGATACGCTGTCCGCTGTTATAGCGGACACTTTCATAGCCCACGCCACCGTAAAGTTTCACCTGTGGCAGGTAATCCCCTACTGCCGCACGTTTATATCTTACCGCAGCTTCGAAACTGGCATATTTCTGCCAAATTGTTGGGTGGTGATTAATCGCTTCCGCCACAGACTCTTCAAGTGTGAGAGCCTGCGCCTGAGCCGATAATGCCAGTATTGGTATAAGTATCAGTCGTCGCATCGTGTCCTTACCTTATGGTTCGCGAAGTGCATTTGCTTTAGCGCGTAATAGAGGCTTTAGCCAATAATTTAAAACGGTTTTCTCACCGGTTAATATGTCGGTACTGGCTTGCATTCCTGAAATAATCGGCCAGCCATTGAGTACGTTTTCTTCTGTTTTTATATGGGCTTCGAAATAGGTGGTGCCGTCATCTAGCTGTTGAGCATCCGGGCTCACATAGATCACCTCACCTTTGAGGCCGCCATATATCACGAAGTCATAGGCGGTAAATTTAACGGTTGCCTGCAGCCCAGTGTGCACAAAGGCGATGTCTTTGGGGGCGATTCGAGTTTCAATGATCAAAGCGCCGTCCTGAGGCACTATGCCCATGATTGATTCGCCTGGCTCAACCACCGCACCAATGGAACGCACTAAGATATTGGTCACATTGCCATTGATAGGTGAAACAATTTGAGTTCTAGCCAAGCGATCGGCAAGGGTTTTGATGCTCTCGGTGAGGGCATTGAGTTCATTAATCACTTCATTACGCTCGGCTTCCGCACGGCTTAAGAAGTCTAAAGCCACGGTGAGATACTCAGCTTCGGCTTGATTCTGCGCCGCACGTAGTTGACGACCGTTAGCCTTCGATGCCGATAACTCGCCTTTCAAGCGGATCTCATCACGCTCAAGCTTTAATAGCTCTAGCTCCGCAACCGCGCCCTCTCGCACCGCCGCGCGGGTCATCACGATTTCCTGCTTTACTAACTGCAAACCACTGAGCTGTGCCTGAGTGGTGATCAGCCCCTCTTCTATCGCTTGTACTTTTTGCTCTATCACCTGCGCCGATTGCTCTAACTGTGATGACAACTGAGATAATCGCGAACGATAAATCGCTTTCGAGCGGGTACTGACCGACACATCGAGTGCACTGATTGCCTTCGGCTTGATTAGCACTTTATCGCGCCAGTAGCTCGCTGCATCATCAATAACCACGCTGCTAATCTCTGCATCTAAGCGTGCCTTTTGCCGTTTAAGCGCAGCGGCTTGAATATTGGCCTCATCGTAGGCCGATGCAAAACGAAGTTCATCGAGCAGTAATAGCGGCTCTCCCGCCGAGACTGACTGTCCCTCCCTAACTAATACCTGTTTTAAGATCCCGCCATCTAGACTCTCAATCTGCTGCACGGCTAATGTCGGCACTACCATGCCTTCACCCACCACTACCTCTTCGAGCTTGGCAAATGAGGCCCAGACTAGGGTCACGACAATCAAGGCCGCCACCAGAAAAATCAGTTGGTTAGCGCGCTTAGCACCCTCAAGGTGCTTTATATGGAGACGGCCGCTCATTTCAGCTCTCCTTTCTGACGCACATTCACCGCTTTGATACGACTCTTGCCACGTTGACGCATCTCATCAGGGGTTTGCTCTTGAATGATGCGTCCCTTATCGACCACTAAAATACGGTCACATAAACTCAGCAATTTAGGGTTGTGGGAGGCGATAACTAGGCTGCTATTTTTGACCTGTGATAGGCAGGCGATAATTTGATTCTCGGAGCGCTCATCCATGGCGCTAGTTGGTTCATCCAGTAGCAGTAATTTTGGCTGGCGCAGCAACACTCTTCCCAAGGCAATAGCTTGACGCTGGCCACCGGAAAGCTGACGACCAAACTCACCCACTTGGCTATCTAAGCCGCTTCCCAGTCGATCCATTAACTTATCTATCCCAGAGCTAACTATGATCTCAGCTAATAAGTTCTCATCAACCTTCTTTAAGCCAAATAACAGATTATCCAGCACTGTGCCGTACACCAATGCTGGCTGCTGTGACATCCAACCCACCTGCTCTCTAACATCGCTAATTGCCCACTGGCGGGCCTCTAGTCGGTTATAAAACAATTGACCACTACTAAGTTGATACTGCCCAGCCATAATAGCTAGCAGGCTCGACTTACCCGCACCAGCAGGCCCAAGCAAACCTATCTTCTCTCCAGCTTTAATCTCTAGATTCACCTCGGTAAACGCTGGCAGAGGCTGGTCGGGATAACTAAAGCTGGCATGACGCAATGACAGCGCACCATTAAAGCCCACCGCAGTGCTAGGTTGGCTGGCTTTAACCTGCTCTTGGGGCAATTCCAAGATGGAGCTGACCGCCGTGATAGCCGACTGAGTCTGTTTAAACTTAAGCAGTAACATGGAGATCTGATTAATCGCATTGGCCGCGCGGCCACTTAGCATGACGATGGCGATCAAGCCCCCCATACTCAAGTTGCCCGCGTGAATTTGATACACCCCAGAGATGATCAAGCCTATGGTGACCAACTGCTGACTATTCATCACGCTATGATTGAGGGTGTTAGAGGCAATTCGAGACTCGTTCTGCCAATCGGCCAAGCTGTTGACCGTGTCATCCCAAATACGCTGCGCCTTGGGTTCAGCGTTATTCTGTTTGGTTTC
Protein-coding sequences here:
- a CDS encoding NlpC/P60 family protein, with the protein product MRLLAALLFAVLLSACSSAPSESVSSGKPSSLSNAAETKSQLIQVHREWKGVPYRLGGMSKGGIDCSGFVLMTFQSRFGVQLPRTTAQQKEMGNSVSKSQLRAGDLVFFKTGWSTRHVGIYIGDSQFLHASTSQGVMISSLNNSYWKQKYWLSRRL
- a CDS encoding ABC transporter permease, whose product is MKSLYRLQAIVVKELTQLKRDRMTFGMVIMIPLIQLMLFGFAINTNIRDIPVGVVDQSQTALSRVLVQTITATQVVEFTEHFYDIEAAHAAIARGEVRAVLVIPQDVSQRLVRHKTVGLGTPPSSDEETSRPVAQWIVDGSDTMVAAAIKGLRAMPLTELLGMPANRMTPTFEVALFYNPEQRTAVNIVPGLVGVILTMTMIMFTSAAIVRERERGNLEMLITTPIRSIELMLGKIIPYMFIGILQVIIILGLGYSVFNVPINGSLLQLAGATLLFIMASLTLGLVISTIAKSQLQSMQMTIFVLLPSILLSGFMFPYEGMPIEAQYIAEALPATHFMRLIRGVVLRDVEIIDMTYDVTWLAIFTVIGLIVASMRFKKNLG
- a CDS encoding ABC transporter ATP-binding protein; protein product: MSQSVIKSSQSASLNDRPVIKSGQSASKSNNPVIKTKGLCRHFGSLKAIDDLDFEVEKGQIYGFLGPNGCGKTTAIRMLTGLLLPTSGEIEILGLKLPRDAEKLRLKIGYMTQKFSLYDDLTVKENLKFIAKIYGLSRAEQAARIKELLDTYGLDQKADQLAGSMSGGQKQRLGLAAATMHKPELLFLDEPTSAVDPENRRDFWEKLFDLCEQGTTILVSTHYMDEAERCHKLAILEAGVKRADGSPEQLMQNMGAQVVEVESTNLRRLKQELLALPEVISAAQLGSRLRVLVKTSCSDPVRFLSEKQSLGLDTLTLVRPSLEDVFVTCTGKGRQ
- a CDS encoding HlyD family secretion protein, whose translation is MVTVRILILIFCFLTLTACDSGSKSMALGSLERQRIALTATSNEVVVALPVAQGSMVTKGTVLVQLDDTQQRAQVAKALADVAQSTANYEKLLKGAREEEIAAARAKVSGAKATVQESEANYRRIASMAKDNLASKADLDRALASRDADTASLESARENLRELVSGSREEDIRFALANLQASEAVLLGEQKRLDDLTIRATRDGILDNLPWNLGERVTQGSPLAVVLAGKAPFARVYVPEPYRVKISIGDVLLVHVDGIDNPIEGKVRWISNEPAFTPYYALNQEERSRLMYLAEVQLPDSSASLPSGVPAQVEMP
- a CDS encoding OmpA family protein, with product MRILLTQLIFASLVLLQGCAETAEPFAVEPQTRDLLDTDIDGVINARDKCAGTAKGSVINNDGCPTSTVSVKEDFRVIMFGFDKDTLAPEQADKWRGIIAGLVQKQSPSLYLVGDTSVEGSEDYNHALAKRRVDYITQLAVDQGFPASGIKEEVYFKQNHIPQSVSGREYRLVAVATWEESGTEMMWNIYTSERAKRN
- a CDS encoding TolC family outer membrane protein, with amino-acid sequence MRRLILIPILALSAQAQALTLEESVAEAINHHPTIWQKYASFEAAVRYKRAAVGDYLPQVKLYGGVGYESVRYNSGQRIDTELDRTEIGVRVSQLLFDGFRTTSEIDRLDFEKEAERLGLLSDAENLSLEVSRVYLELSMANKIVELSERNIKEHQEVLKNIESRRDKGLSSDSDVAQVRARLATSQSGYLSARNNQMDKQARYYDLVGQLPKDLHDPQPDFEFVPTNLPDAIRLALENHPEIDAAILDTQAANAQYEREKSDFWPTLSLELQANKNDNIGGIEGPDEDARAMLMLSYDLFSGGSTTDRTEAASWRYQQSLAISKNTQKQVEEGTRLAWNAYEFIGQQRGFYRENVDQAVKAEQGYAKQFELGRRSLLDVLDAKVEVFLARKHYITAHYNYNIAAYRLINATGYLMESFRVDTPEAWTEEK
- a CDS encoding HlyD family type I secretion periplasmic adaptor subunit, yielding MSGRLHIKHLEGAKRANQLIFLVAALIVVTLVWASFAKLEEVVVGEGMVVPTLAVQQIESLDGGILKQVLVREGQSVSAGEPLLLLDELRFASAYDEANIQAAALKRQKARLDAEISSVVIDDAASYWRDKVLIKPKAISALDVSVSTRSKAIYRSRLSQLSSQLEQSAQVIEQKVQAIEEGLITTQAQLSGLQLVKQEIVMTRAAVREGAVAELELLKLERDEIRLKGELSASKANGRQLRAAQNQAEAEYLTVALDFLSRAEAERNEVINELNALTESIKTLADRLARTQIVSPINGNVTNILVRSIGAVVEPGESIMGIVPQDGALIIETRIAPKDIAFVHTGLQATVKFTAYDFVIYGGLKGEVIYVSPDAQQLDDGTTYFEAHIKTEENVLNGWPIISGMQASTDILTGEKTVLNYWLKPLLRAKANALREP
- a CDS encoding type I secretion system permease/ATPase: MMILEQDVTANVIESLCQRLGLAYSEQLLLRQMVSRKGLSGHDLQQACDNLGIEAIEQKLSVSKMALPAIVVSKQNQPGLLIIDKSGELQLIDAKGTASPITASDFKAQFYQDSWHVKRKMITDARSEEHHLEVKRHWLLAAFDEVKPFYGSFLLGSLAINILALVTPLFTMNVYDRVVPNQAIDTLWVLATGACIAIVFDWLLKQARTRLADVAGKQVDIKMSNILFSKVLGMRLESRPASAGAFAKQLQEFDSIRDFITSATLVTAVDLPFTLLFLALITWLGGYMVLVPLACMLLLLIISFVMQKKLMATIEHTSQLSTQRQAHLIETLNLLVETKQNNAEPKAQRIWDDTVNSLADWQNESRIASNTLNHSVMNSQQLVTIGLIISGVYQIHAGNLSMGGLIAIVMLSGRAANAINQISMLLLKFKQTQSAITAVSSILELPQEQVKASQPSTAVGFNGALSLRHASFSYPDQPLPAFTEVNLEIKAGEKIGLLGPAGAGKSSLLAIMAGQYQLSSGQLFYNRLEARQWAISDVREQVGWMSQQPALVYGTVLDNLLFGLKKVDENLLAEIIVSSGIDKLMDRLGSGLDSQVGEFGRQLSGGQRQAIALGRVLLRQPKLLLLDEPTSAMDERSENQIIACLSQVKNSSLVIASHNPKLLSLCDRILVVDKGRIIQEQTPDEMRQRGKSRIKAVNVRQKGELK